The Pseudofrankia inefficax genome window below encodes:
- a CDS encoding FAD-binding protein, with protein sequence MRDAAAANWAGNVRFGAARVVAPESVGELQEIVAGSRKARALGTGHSFSRIADTDGTLIATARLPRRIQIDDGSVTVSGGIRYGDLARELAPNGWALRNLGSLPHISVAGACATGTHGSGDRNGSLATSVAALELVTASGELVSVRRGDEDFDGHVIALGALGVTVAVTLDLVPGFQVRQLVYEGLTRDTLLESVQEIFAASYSVSVFTGWDPESSQLWLKQRVDGPGDDGEPPAERFGARLATRPLHPVPGIDPTHTTQQLGVPGPWHERLPHFRLDFTPSAGDELQTEYFVAREHAAAAIEALFAIGAVVRPALQISEIRTVAADALWLSPAYRRDVMALHFTWISAEGTVMPAVAAVERALAPFDPVPHWGKVFALPPAAVRAGYPRAAEFLALAARRDPEAVFRNQYLDAYLPAA encoded by the coding sequence GTGCGCGATGCGGCGGCGGCCAACTGGGCCGGGAACGTGCGGTTCGGGGCGGCGCGGGTCGTCGCGCCGGAGTCGGTCGGGGAGCTCCAGGAGATCGTGGCCGGCTCCCGGAAGGCCCGGGCACTGGGCACCGGGCACTCGTTCAGCCGGATAGCCGACACCGACGGGACCCTGATCGCGACGGCGCGGCTGCCACGCCGGATTCAGATCGACGACGGCTCCGTGACGGTGAGCGGCGGTATCCGGTACGGCGACCTCGCCAGGGAACTCGCGCCGAACGGCTGGGCGCTGCGCAATCTCGGCTCGCTGCCGCACATCTCGGTCGCCGGCGCCTGCGCGACCGGGACGCATGGCTCCGGTGACCGCAACGGCAGCCTGGCGACGTCGGTCGCGGCACTGGAGTTGGTCACCGCTTCGGGCGAGCTAGTCTCGGTCCGCCGTGGCGACGAGGACTTCGACGGCCACGTCATCGCCCTCGGCGCCCTCGGCGTCACCGTCGCGGTGACGCTCGACCTGGTGCCCGGCTTCCAGGTCCGCCAGCTCGTCTACGAGGGGCTGACCCGCGACACCCTGCTGGAGTCCGTCCAGGAGATCTTCGCCGCGAGCTACAGCGTCAGCGTCTTCACCGGCTGGGACCCGGAGTCGTCCCAGCTCTGGCTCAAGCAGCGGGTCGACGGGCCCGGCGACGACGGTGAACCGCCCGCCGAGCGGTTCGGCGCCCGGCTCGCCACCCGCCCGCTGCATCCGGTGCCGGGCATCGACCCGACGCACACGACCCAGCAGCTCGGCGTCCCCGGGCCGTGGCACGAGCGGCTGCCGCATTTCCGGCTGGACTTCACCCCCAGCGCCGGGGACGAGCTGCAGACCGAGTACTTCGTCGCTCGGGAGCACGCAGCCGCCGCGATCGAGGCGCTCTTCGCGATCGGCGCCGTCGTCCGCCCTGCGCTGCAGATCAGCGAGATCCGCACGGTCGCCGCCGACGCGCTGTGGCTCAGCCCGGCCTACCGGCGCGACGTCATGGCCCTGCACTTCACCTGGATCTCGGCCGAGGGCACGGTGATGCCAGCCGTCGCCGCCGTCGAACGCGCCTTGGCGCCTTTCGACCCCGTACCCCACTGGGGCAAGGTGTTCGCGCTGCCCCCGGCGGCGGTCCGCGCCGGCTACCCCCGTGCCGCGGAGTTCCTCGCCCTGGCCGCCCGCCGGGACCCGGAGGCCGTCTTTCGCAACCAGTACCTCGACGCCTACCTGCCAGCGGCCTGA
- a CDS encoding response regulator transcription factor, which translates to MRVLVVEDARRLAAVLVEGLRDQAIAADVAHDGLEAAAKLAVNSYDVVVLDRDLPGIHGDTLCQMIAGRDDRVMVLMLTAADAPVDRVSGLTLGADDYLTKPFHFPELVLRIRALARRRPAAAPATLRALGVELDTIRRTVTRDGRPLDLSAKEFAVLEALLRASPAHLSAEDLLEQVWDEHADPFTNTVLVTIGRLRRKLGEPSVIATTPRVGYRIAGGDAGQGTDAGQAAGR; encoded by the coding sequence GTGAGGGTGCTGGTGGTCGAGGACGCGCGCCGGCTCGCCGCCGTCCTGGTCGAGGGGCTGCGTGACCAGGCGATCGCGGCCGACGTCGCGCACGACGGTCTGGAGGCCGCGGCCAAGCTGGCCGTCAACAGCTACGACGTCGTCGTCCTCGACCGCGACCTGCCCGGCATCCACGGCGACACGCTCTGCCAGATGATCGCCGGGCGGGACGACCGGGTCATGGTGCTCATGCTCACCGCCGCGGACGCGCCGGTCGACCGGGTCAGCGGGCTCACGCTCGGCGCCGACGACTACCTGACCAAGCCGTTCCACTTCCCCGAGCTGGTGCTGCGGATTCGCGCGCTCGCCCGCCGCCGCCCAGCCGCCGCGCCGGCGACGCTGCGGGCCCTGGGCGTCGAGCTCGACACGATCCGCCGGACCGTCACCCGGGACGGCCGGCCGCTCGACCTGTCCGCCAAGGAGTTCGCCGTGCTGGAGGCGCTGCTGCGGGCCAGCCCGGCGCATCTCAGCGCCGAGGACCTCCTCGAACAGGTCTGGGACGAGCACGCCGACCCGTTCACGAACACCGTTCTGGTCACGATCGGCCGGCTGCGCCGCAAGCTCGGCGAGCCGTCGGTCATCGCCACGACGCCCCGGGTCGGCTACCGGATCGCCGGCGGTGACGCCGGTCAGGGCACTGACGCCGGTCAGGCCGCTGGCAGGTAG
- a CDS encoding TetR family transcriptional regulator yields MLMNNGDVTEGAVRTRGRRAGSPDTRGRVLEIARRRFLADGYRAVTLRSVATEAGVDVALISYFFGSKRGLFGAALGLAANPADLLRLALPGDRATMPERVLRTLVTAWDDPENGPRLRVLATTVVQEPEFARMFRELVQREMTEQMAQYIGGADAPARAAVFTTQLAGVIFARYLLRLEPIASLSADELVRHLVPGLRAVLYAPVGVPRRR; encoded by the coding sequence ATGCTGATGAATAATGGCGACGTGACCGAGGGCGCAGTACGCACGCGCGGCCGGCGGGCGGGCAGCCCGGACACCCGTGGGCGCGTTCTGGAGATCGCGCGCCGGCGGTTCCTGGCCGACGGGTACCGGGCGGTGACGCTGCGATCGGTGGCCACCGAGGCTGGGGTCGACGTCGCCCTGATCAGCTACTTCTTCGGCTCGAAGCGGGGCCTGTTCGGCGCGGCGCTGGGCCTGGCCGCGAATCCGGCCGACCTGCTGCGCCTCGCGCTGCCCGGCGACCGCGCGACGATGCCGGAACGGGTGCTGCGCACGCTGGTCACCGCCTGGGACGACCCGGAGAACGGCCCGCGGCTGCGGGTCCTCGCGACCACGGTCGTGCAGGAGCCGGAGTTCGCCAGGATGTTCCGTGAGCTCGTCCAGCGCGAGATGACCGAACAGATGGCCCAGTACATCGGCGGCGCCGACGCCCCGGCCCGCGCGGCCGTGTTCACCACCCAGCTGGCCGGGGTCATCTTCGCGCGCTACCTCCTGCGGCTGGAGCCGATCGCGAGCCTGTCCGCTGATGAATTAGTCCGCCACCTCGTTCCAGGGCTGCGGGCCGTGCTGTACGCCCCGGTCGGGGTGCCGCGCCGCCGTTGA